In the genome of Arachis stenosperma cultivar V10309 chromosome 6, arast.V10309.gnm1.PFL2, whole genome shotgun sequence, the window TATTCGTTTCGTCACAAAATTTTGCAGATCTGCCCAATAGACTTCAAACTTAAAGCAATTATTTCTCCTGCCTTTGGGATCAACATTGAATAGTAAGGGTGTGTGATCAGAATTTACAGATGGTAGAGTCGTGAGAGTCGCATGCTGGAAGAGCCTTCTCCATCCCCAGTTAGCCATAGCTCTATCGATCTTCTCTCTTGTGACAAAACCATTTCTAGGATTGATGAACTACGTGTATTTCATTCCTTTCGGTTCCAAATCCATGAGAGCATTTTCATCAACAAATTTTTTGAAAGTTTGGATCTAACTGTTTAATTAAGGATGTAAGCTAATCTTTTCATCTTAAAAAATAACATCATTAAAGTCATGTATGAAATCTCTGGTAAATCGAAATTAGTATTTTCATTTGTAAGTTCTCTCTAcaattctcttctctttctatAATCGGGATACCCATACACAAAAATTTCTTTCCGCTCTTTATTATTGCTACTTGTTATATTAGCTTTAATATAGTTGTGATATCAAGCATAAacacaaatatatatattacttttccAAAGGATATAAAAGCCTCCGGACATGCTCTGAACATGTTATCATAACCTAACTTCTTTCTAATTTTATCACTACTCTGTTTACTAGCTTTAGCAATTCAGTTACCGTTGCGGTTTGTCGTTGGCCAATGGGTGGCTGCATACACAAGGCGGGATTCGAACCCtcgacacttgcttaagcggtCTAGTGAGCTAACTACTAGACCAACCCACTTAACCCGCGACAATTCTAACTTACGATAATCATGGCTACTGGTGGGGCTTGATGAAGCCCGCCTCCTCAGTGGTCTTTTTTCTGTCcatcatcttcattttcttactCTGTCTTGTTGCTTCTGTTATTGCCATATCCGCTTGCATAATACCTTTAATCAgcattttgttgttgttttgtCTTCTCTTTTCCTCTTTAGATTCAACGATGCTCTAACATTCTGTACCAATTCCAATTCCCATTGCTCTCCattcttttgctttggattgATATGCACCTCAACCTCTGTTTCATCATCATCGTCCTCGGCCAATTCTATTATGTAAATTTCTCCCTTTTCTGTTTTCTGTATGTAAGTTCTCTaactcttttttgttttaatttgtatCTAAAGTTTcttaaaatattctttttatgcTCCATGATTATTCTAATTTGCTCCTCCTGTCTGGCAGATGAGTTTCTTTcaagtttattattattgtagtTGCCAAACCTCTCTTTCAAAAGTTCACATATGGTTAAAGCCCTTTTTTCTTTGCTGTTTTGTGACGAGTGAGCGTGGGTGTTGGTTGAATCTTGCATAGCTCCTCTTGATTTTTATTCcaaattttgttttgatttttgtcCTTTTAgaattcattttaaataaaaataattatcaataaataaaaaaaaaacaacccatgacaaaaaaacaaaaaaaccaaaatcaatataaacaatatataagataaaaatacaaaacttaTGACACGTTgtccaaaaaataattttgacaaGCTATTTAGTTTTGGTCcttcaaaaatatttataaaaattaaaaataaaaaatacatgtattttatataaaataaaaatatatttaaatccataataataataataataataataataataatattaataataataataataataataaaatttaattttaatatattaacgataaaatattttatagtaatataattacaattatttttttaaatgattatttatgtaattaatataaaaaataattaattttaaattaaaaaaaaagggcaGAAATTTTGTTACCTTATCCAAACCACAAGTCTGGTCCTTGGTAAGGGGCATATGCGATGGGTTTCCATGGATCCTCTTCATTTCTCCTCCACCCACACTCACTTCCATTCCCACCAACCTTCCGTCACCGTTTCCATATCCCCAAACCCTAACAATGGCTTGCGCCACCTTCCACCTCTCAACACCCTTCTCCCACCTTCACCCTCTCAACAAGCCCAAACCCCACTCTCCCACTCCCtccttcctcctcctcctcaaaCCCTTCTCCAAAAATCGCACCAAACATACTCCAACACTCAGAGTCGTTAACTCCGTCGACACCACCAGAGAAGACACGCCTCCAACATCCGACAACAACGCTGATTCGCCACCGGCAATCTCACCGCCGCCGCCACTACCTGAAGAATCCGATAGCTTCGACAAGCGGCGCCTGGAGGAGAAGTTCGCTGTGCTGAACACCGGGATATACGAATGCCGCTCGTGCGGTTACAAGTACGACGAGGCCGTTGGGGATCCTTCATATCCGCTCCCGCCGGGGTACCAGTTCGAGAAGCTTCCAGACGATTGGCGTTGCCCGACTTGCGGGGCGGCGCAGAGCTTCTTCGAGAGCAAGAGCGTTGAGATCGCTGGGTTCGCTCAGAACCAGCAATTTGGACTCGGTGGTAACTCTCTCACTTCGGGTCAGAAGGCTTTGCTTATATATGGCAGCTTGTTATTCTTCTTTGCACTCTTTCTTGGTGGCTACTTCTTACAATAGTTTAGTTTCATAAGGTAATCAATTAAGGATTTATTACTTcctattttttaatatttgtctttattttattataaaaagagaaaaatgattAAGTTTGAGGGGAAGGAGGTGTGATTTGTGAAGGGTGCTTGTGTTGGATTTATATTTGGAATTTGATGGTATATTGTTGAGTTTCCAAGAAAGTTGTAGACTTGTAGTTTTTCGTTATCCAATGCCTTGTTGGGAACTTAACATGTATATTGTATTGTATCAGAGGCAAGTATTCAAATTATAGATAGATATGCTGAAATTGTGTGCGTGTGATTAATTTTATGAGCTATTCTTCCCCCAAAAACGACTTTGCTAAACACTCGGAACTGTATCTCGAGGCTAACTAGCTGATGTTCTTCTgttttggttgagattatagatTACCCCCTCATTTTTGCAACGAGTG includes:
- the LOC130935239 gene encoding uncharacterized protein LOC130935239; protein product: MACATFHLSTPFSHLHPLNKPKPHSPTPSFLLLLKPFSKNRTKHTPTLRVVNSVDTTREDTPPTSDNNADSPPAISPPPPLPEESDSFDKRRLEEKFAVLNTGIYECRSCGYKYDEAVGDPSYPLPPGYQFEKLPDDWRCPTCGAAQSFFESKSVEIAGFAQNQQFGLGGNSLTSGQKALLIYGSLLFFFALFLGGYFLQ